AGTCCTTTGAgttaatttgtaaatataaaatacaaaaggaaggaaaagaaggCAGGAAAAGAAACAAGGAAGGGATGAAAGTAGAAtagaaggaaagaagaaaggaaagagagaaGGGCTGATGGAAACATGACAGAATGAAGAAGGGAAGGAagcaagaaaggaaagaaggaagaaacaACTAATGGGAGGAAGTAGATAACACAAGGAAGGTGTAGAAAACAGGACAAGAAAGAAAGcacaaggaaggaaagaaggaaagaaagatggatatgaaggcaaaaaaaagagtaaggaaggaggaaagaaagaaaaggttgatggaagCATGACAGAATGAATGAAGCAAGGAAGGTAGAACAAAAGGATGGAGGGATTAGTGATTAAGaacacaaggaaggaaggaataaAATAAGTAAGAAACATAAGAggacagaagaaaaaaggaactAAATTAAGGCAGCAAAGACTGAGGGAATAAGAAAGATTAAAGGAGTGAAGGACATGAGGGAgggatgaatgaaaaatgaagatggaaggaagaaggaaagaaggaagagcACAGAGAGAGCAAAAAGAGTGAGGAATGACACAAGGAAACAAATCTGTGCGAGTAAGAAACCATTTTTATACTCTGTTTGTTTCTCCATACTTTTCTACACCTGGAAAACGCTTAAATGAAACGAGGAACTTTTCTAGGCAGCCAGGTCAGCAGACTTCTTACCCATGGCCTGCTTGCCCATAGCGCACTGGTATGTGTTCCTGGGCGACTGGTTGTGGTGGGGGTAGGGAATGAGGCCCGCACACACTCCGAGCAACGTGAAGGGCTCGATCTCCAAGTGTGTCGTCTCTCTACagagaagaaataaacacatgcaGCAGTGACTGATGCGACTCAGGATGggattttttaagttttttaaaacattttatctgttgTCTTCCACATACTTGCTGATCAGGTGCTCATAAAGGGAGATCTGACAGTCGTTCTCCTCGTTCACATCCAGGTACTCCACAAGGCCTTCATGCAGAAAGTCCTCAAACGTTCTGGGTAGAAAAGTTTCAGGAATCATCAGATTGGATGTTCACAAACCACTAATGTGTGAGGTTACAGCTTCATACAGaactaaaaacatttggaaacatttaaataacccATTTTTACTCCCAGAAAGAAGAGAAGGGGAACCTTGATTGAAAAGTTTCTAAACTGCATAGAAAAAAGTCTGGTGGTTAGAagcaaaatacaacaaaattcCTGAATACTTCTTGATGAAGGCTTGAGACAAAAAGTACCATAAAATTTCAGACAACAGCAGTGTTCTGAGCCGTCCTCACAGAGTTCCTGACCACAGTTGAAACTGtaaatgctattttttaatatataaaataagaacaagtatacaagaaagaaaaaaattctaactttCAACTAAACTTCCCCTGAAACCGAAGAATAAACTACtaaatttattcaaaatgaGCTCTGCATACACTGTTACAGTTGTTGGCAggtacagctctggaaaagaaTAAGAgtccacttaaaatgatcagtttcttttgatttaCTTGTTACAAGTATATGTTTgggtaaaatgaacattgtttttttattgtatgaactactgacaacatgtttctgaaattccaaacaaaaatttagtatttattagcagaaaatgagaaatgcacTCTCAGacttcaaataatgcaaagaaaacaaattcatattcatttagaaacaacaatactaatgttttaactcaggaagagttcagaaatcgatatttggtggaataatcaggaggttttcaatggggttcaggtGCAGCGGTCTCTTCAGAGTTGTGTTGTCGACTTCAAAATGGTCATAACTCACCTGTAGCCCTGAGACAGATCCTCGATGTGTTTGTTATTTACCATCGGCTGTCCCTTCTTCACAATGATGTACGGTCTGCGGCGAGAATAAACACAACATTCACTCCTGATGTactgttttatgaaaaaaataaaataaaattcacagatATACGCTTCTGATGTTTCGACAGCGCCCTCACCTGCAGAGTCGTCCTCCGTCAGACGAGATGTAGACGCAGCGGTCGGTCATGTTGGTGGAGATGGACACGAATTCGTTGATGAAACCCGCCCTCCGCATCAGTCTGAAGGTGTTGACTAGTTTCCGATGGTCTCTGATGACGCCCAGAATGTTACCTGTGGCGCAAACACGGAAAGATGAACGGACGGCAGCAACAGCCTCAGATCTGATACATTGTGGATAAACTGATGTGTTTAGCTAAGTATGCTGCTGAATCTTCCCAACCTTCATGAGTCTTAAATCCCAGTTCCTTCTCTTTGGTTTTACAAGAATCatccaaaatgaaataaatgtgtaGTTTGTCAGGAAGACAGAGAAAATTGTGTCTTCCGGTTTTACAACTGATTTGAGGCAATTATCTGAGCAGCAATAGTCTCAGTCAAGGGAATGTTCTGGAAGCTGGTGAAAGTTTAGTTTTACAGCTGTGTAAACTGACAAAATAAGGTCAGTTTGTCTTTTCAGAAGTAGGGCTGCTTaattatggaaagaaaaaaattctggtTAAGATTagcagctaacaattatttaGTATGTACACAAATTGCATTTATTGCATGAACCTGTAGAGTAAAAAGTGGCTAAATAACCTAGAAATTACACtgatttttgtaattatttggatcaaatattgcaaaacaaaatctaaatgaatTTACTGtcctgcaacaaaacaaagcacTTTAATGTCTCATCTCGACACAGTTTTTGCTGTGCGgtaaaacatcacagaaaaaaaacaaagaaagaagtcGGCTTTCCTTAGAAGcaaatcagaaagaaaagagagatgACTTTCACTCAAAAACCTTAGCTGTAGAGGAAAAGTAGGAGCTTTATGGCAACATATACTCTGAGGAAGCAGAGCTCTGGTCGCCTGCTGCGGTTGCTTCATATCAGTTCTGACAGACGAACGAGTGGCGAACAGAGGAGGGACTGTGCTCTGCCTCTGTGAGGAAACACAATCCGAAGGGCTTTGACACCTGCTGCTACTAACTAATTAAACAGTACGGCAGCTAATATAAGTCGACAGTTATCAGAGCGAAGACAAACAAATACAGTAATTAAAGGGCCAAGTTTTGACACAAGAATAACACCTACTGCTGCCATGAAATTAAAGACTTATCAGCATCCCACAAAATTACATCCTCTGACTAAACAGGAAAAAATTCACTTAATGTAAGCAATGCATTTAAAACCAGCTGGATTAGAGCTTCTTTCAAAGGATctaaagcagcagctggagttTATTCAGAAGTTTATTCAGTTATTCAATGGTTCTGCAAGTTTCTCAGCAGACGTTTTACCGTTGAGGAAAACGAGGAAGACGCTCGGGTAGGAGAGCTCCTCTCCGCACAGCAGGTTGACGTCCTCCACGCCGAGGTTGAAGGCCAGTTTGATGATGGGCCCGTCCTCCATGTCTGTGGTGATGTGTGTCATCAGAGCCAGGTTCTTGACCAGACCGCAGGCCTGCCGAGCCACAGGTCAAagcaaaaaggaaagaaatgaacatttgcaaaataataatCCAGAGAACAACCTCAAACATGTGCCTGTGCTCATCTTTACAAGTTTACCTGATAATATCActgtttacatgtttgtttacGATAGCAGTGACAGAAGGAAGTCGTTTAGAGTACGCCTCTACCACCTTTGGACATCTGAAGACTGAAATTCATTGTAGATACCCACTTATTCTTGCAGGATCGCAGGAAAATTGGTGCCTGCAGCAGCATGTTGAACCCCCAGAGACATCCTGTGCTACAAACCATTCGTGCTACTAATCAGTGATTAGCTTTATATGCACTCCAACGAGAAAGGGGTCAGAGGTTAAGGTATGCCTGCGTTGTTTtcagatggatttttttctcaCCTCTCCCTCAGGAGTGTCGGACGGACACAGCATTCCCCACTGGGACGGCTGCAGAGAACGAGGCCCGCTGACCTTCCTGGTCTTCTCGAACTGGGAGGAGATCCTGGTCATCATCCCCAGAGCCGAAATGTAGGAGAGACGGGACAGAACCTGGGTGACACCCTGACGGTCCATCTTGAACCTCTTCAGAGACCAGTTCCCCTGATGATGAGAAACGACCACAACTCAGAGAAATCAGCTGATGACCAGAATAAGTCCATTTTTAGCTCGACtggctctgaaaaaaaaaaaagcaaaacagactATTTTCCAATAAGAGGGAACACAGTACTAGGTGCTACCAGATtgcactcttcagtgtggatgcTGTTACTGAGTGAATAATATGTGAAGTTAACTGTCTTCAGTAACAGTAAGGACTTTGGAAAGATAGTCACTTTTCTCACACAGAGCAactataaaacagaaacaaaaaggatTTTCAGCATCTCTAACTCATAAGAAGTGTtgatatttgaaaatgtgaagaaagaTCTGAGAGACTGAACCGTTCTTGCCCATTCGCCCTGTTTTTGTCCAAACTCACTGTGGAGATGGCGTTGACCATGCCGTTGGTGATCTGATCCTGCCTCATGTGTTTGACCACGTCAAACTGAGCGGCTCGCTGCTTGGGGATGATCTGGTCGGCGATCTTCTTCAGTTCGgcattaaactttttaaacagatcctcaaacagcagagacagcagctggaggaagaagaaggggAGTCGTCTTATATGGCGTTCCGGTCTTGGAACCGTTTGCAAAATGGCTATCAGCAGTAAAAACAATCACTTCAGACAGCAGAGTCGTTCTATCACATCAGCATCAAGGTTGCCGTCAGATTTAATAACCAGGTGTGCCGGCGCAGAAATGACCCTGACTTGGCCTCCGTCCCAGGTCCTCGCCTTCCTCCGCCAGGCCTGCAGGAGGCAGCGTCTCACCGCGACCTCCAAACCCCCACCACATCCTTTGCATTAGCATATATCAAAACAAACAGGCTGCTTgaaattaataaagaaattaagCTTCCATTGCGCAGCCGGGCCAATTAGTTGAATGTCAGGGAACCATAATTGGAGAGCGAGGAGATTGCAGGCGCCGTTGATGTGTAAGCCTCCTTTTGAAAGAGGGCCCTGCCTCCTCCCATCTCTGCTCCTTACACAGAGCAGGTTGGGAGAGGAGGGTGAAATTAAAGGCCTAAAGACAGCAGTAATTACATTATCAGAGCCCAGGCCGCGGATTAGCTCAATCGCTCCAGTCAAGGCAGCGGTTCTATTGTCGCGGTGCTGAAAAATCCCCATGCTTCCACAGCGTTGGGATTTCGGTGCCACTGCATATCTCCCTCCTGACAAAGCCAGGCAGAAACAAACGGGGAGGGAGGTGCGAAAACAAAACAGGGAGAAAAACAGAGCTGAGGAAATGTAATGAAAGGCTTATTAAAGGAAGGTGGCAGGAACAAAGATGCAGGTGAAAGATCAGAGCCGGTGCGGCCCTGTGATCCATTCACACCGAAGCACAGACGCAAACCAATTACTAATAAGAACGTTTTGTTTTCCCGGAAATCAAAAGGAATAAACACCTTTCATTTAAGAAACGCGTAAACAACAAGGTCAACAGGGAGTCGCTATTGTCCAAACGAAGCTGGAGAACCTTCTGGAGCTGAAGGTTTTGTCTCCGAGCATAAAACCTGGCGACCCAATGGAGGTTTTAATGAAGCATAAATGAAACCACCTGCAGAACAGGTTTCACAGTGAGGTCTCACCTGTCCAGCCAACTCCAGACGCTTGTTCCCATAATAATCTCTGTCGTCCACTTTGTTGTCGCCTTGAGCCAGGATCACCCTCCGGACCATCACAGCCAGGTAAATGCATTTAGCCCGAAAGTTAAACTCTTTCACCTGAAAACAAGATGCACAAAGGTTAACTTGGTTAAAACAATACGAATAATCTGAGATTTTGGTCCGTTTACATACAGGAACATGAGTGAGGATGAGAGAGGCGAGCAGCTCTCTGGCCTCCTCCATCTTGGTCTTCTTGGGGCCTCCCCACATCCGTTGCCGCCGGACTTTATTCCCAAGAAACCTCAGAGCCTGAAACacaaagaggagaaagaggagctgTCAGCTGTCATGTGAGgactcttttttaaaaaactaaagaatcAAAAACCTATTCCTCATTTTTGAAGCCATAACTGCCACCTAGTTCTTCAGGACCGCTCACTGGTCCCAGCAGACGGCTGCTCACATTGATCCAGGTTGGGTTGAAGGTTATTCCTGATAAAAGGTAATAGTTTCTCCCCGCCGTCACCACATGTCTGCTCTACATGAGGGATGATTGCATAATTAATGACTCAATGCAACCGGCTGCACTTCCTCTCCTAAATAACTAAAATCTGATTGTAATGAATTATTTTGACTGAAGTGGAAAGTATTTGGATTAGGACGGTATTCTATTAGGAGAAAAGCTCAATTTTAAGTTTGGAGATAAAACACTGTCTTTTTTCTGTCCTTGACACATTTGACTAAATGAGCCTCTGAGCTCATTGCTAATGATTAAAGTCTTACTTGTCCTTTTGcgcacattttttaaatttttttggcAGTAACCAGGCCTGGACATGGCGAGTCAAATGTGGTAAAGTCACAGTTAATCAGGAGTCAACTGGgccagattttctttaaaaaataattaaaaactcaCTAAAATTTATTGTTGCATAAGAATAAAACTTGATAAATGATCTGAAACACttaaatgtgatataaaaaaaTGGATCTCCCCTTCCCCCCGACTACTTTTGATTACTGTcacatctgtaaaaaaataaataataaataaataaataaaagaaattgaaataGAGGTCAGATCAGTTTTATTCCTTAgttgttatatttgttttctcatATGAAGATAAGTTTAGTTTTACCCTTGAATGAGTGTAAAATAAACCTGTGAGCTCTTTATGTAAAACCAACAGAaaggctttttttgttttttagtattTGAGTTATTCATTCTTTCCAAGGGTGAGCAGCCCTGGTTTCATCCAAAATGATGTTTTGAATtggttttattattacttttttctttacgATAcattaaaaagtggaaaagatgAAGGGAGACATGCAACAAATACTTGAAGTCAGAGTCAAGTCTGCACAGTTCGGTCTTAAATCTTGAACTCTGGAACGTGGCGGATCTGCTCACTTTAACTCTACAGGCCTCATTAGCAGATAAGTTATCGGTATGCAAATCTGActacatgttttagaaaagATCATTGAgaattataaaatacatttatatactCCTAGTAAAGCAGTATAAATCAAAGAATTCACAGATTTACTCACCTGAATTTCTCTCAGCAAGTTAAGGAAGGCCAGAGGTTAGACAGTAAACCCAACGCTTCTCAACTCAGTATATAATAAGTAACTGATTAAAAGAGAATTCACCACCTAAttagagaaattaaaaaacaatgtgaTAAAATCTCCTGCCCATTTTCCAgaatctgatctttttttttttttttaaaagaaaaaagattacaGTCACATTTAGTTTAGGCAGATTACCTATAATCTGATAACACTGTTCTTCAGCCTTATCTGCCTTTAATTATATAGATTTAGGTCTCATTGTGCACAATACAAAGAGCCAATGAATACCCTGAAAAGACGTGACAGAGGCTGGCAGGCACAGAAGCATGAGGGCTGAGGCGAAGGGGTTGCTAGGATCCAAACATGCCCTCATCAATGCATCTGAGGAACCGCTAACAACATAAtctttataaaaaacaaattggcCGATTGCATTCATCTCTagatgttaaagaaaaacacgTGGGGCTTCTGAAAGGATCTGAAAAGTGTTACTTAACTGGGTGAGGGGCAAAAAGCTTTcatcaaatgaaaaactgaatatCTTCTTTTAGCAGACAGCaggtgtttgtgtttcagagcaaaaatatttgcctctTCAGATAAGGCTAATGAGAGCAAATCAGGAGTCAAAATGGATGTTTTATCGATTTAACAACAATGTTCCTCAagttgtgaaaaacatttcaccacTTTCATCAAAATGTCACGTTTGCTCAGTTgttgactgtatgatgttttctttaagactttgtaattttgtatttttattatgggAAGTACCTTAGTAAAGCACCTTGCCACTTAAATGTGCtccacaaataaacttgattgagtTACGACTATGCAACATTATAttgcaaaaagtaaaaaggcTGTTGCATGAATCTGGGCGTGAATACAATTGCAGGGCACTGTAGAGGAATCACCTGAGTCTGTGTGAAGATCTGAGCTTTCTGACACTCCTCCAGGCTCGGAGCGAAGCTGGCCATGACGTGCTCCTCTGTGCCGATCATCTGAACTATCTCCTGGTCACTCTCTACACCCATGCCCTGCAGGGAACGCATGCAAACCAGACAGGAAAATAAGAGGGGGGAACGGTATGCACTGatgaatgattaaaaatgtatatttttacattttgtcagaagAGAAAGACCTTGTTCATTTGAATAATATCTGAAACAAGGAGCCAAAGGGAAAGCTTTGAAAGGTGAACTTTGAGTCAGGAGTTTGTGTGACATTTGCTTATGGAAATGTGAGGCTGTGGGAACCGGTCCGCTTGAACCCACGGCAGACACGAGACGGAGAGGTGGAGGAAGGAGTCGCACAGTATAAACAAGCGATTCGGCAAGCATGTGGATCCCGACACTTCACCCTCACAAGGCAACATGTTTGAGGAGGTTTTTCCCGAAGGCGGCTGGAGATCATGACACCAGCTGTCCTTTGACATTTTCACCGTCAACACAAAGCCTTGAGGCTGTTTAACTACAGACTAATGACGGCAAAGGCTGGTATGAAGCATAAAAACAACACGCTTGAAAGACAACTTCAAGTGAAAATTTATTAGGCTTTATTGTAGCACCCTCTACTGGTCAAGCGGTGTCATTAAAACCTTGATTTTTACCTTGAATATTATGGCTATAGGAGCGTCTTCAGACAGAGTGTTGTGTCTCAGGTAGAAGCGGCCTTGCTTCACAATCATGTTGGTTCTGCTTTTCTTCTCATGAGTGGAGCTGGAATAGAAAACATCAGGTTTCACAGCAACAGTGGGGCTTTTATGAATAATGCTCAACATGAAATTAATCAGACattcaaaaatacagaaattttaaataCGCCTGCGCTGTCCAAATCTCAAGCTCTTCAGCAACCTGAAATGTAAAATTCCTATCACATATACACTGAATGATAACAATGTTATCATTTTATTACCCAATACTTTAAAGTGTGATTACGAATGAGGAATTTAGCCttaaacaaatgaagaaaaaaaaaaaaacgataatCAGAACCTCAGGACTGGaatgatacaacttctacattTAGCTTCTTCCCTTCACATCTCCAGACCTGCagagctgtgaaaaagtatttacctCGCTGCTGACGTCTTTTGTCAaagaagagtaaaaacaaaaggcaCCATTAAggagattatttaatttattagaaGAAATAAAGCTTCCCAAACCAACTTTACCCCATGTGAAAAATAATCCCCtctaaatctaataaaattattttattactgaTTGTGAGAAATTGTAGCCGACTCCATTTGGCAGCTTTACTTTATTTCAACCACACTGACTGTTTTATTGGATTtgtgttatatttatattttctgaaaatatatacttttaaaGCATAATCAACTAAATTTatagaaataaacacttgaaatatatcactgtGTGTGTAATGAGATTCacttttcaatgatattcaACTTCATATTCAGATGTAGTTGTAGTTTCATTTGAACCTAAGGACTGATCTGAGGTTTTCGTTTAATAAGTTACATATTAACCTGGTGACTGAGGCTCCAACTGCTCCCTTCCTGTCTTGCTCCACAATGATCCGATTCTTGGACAGCTGCTCCTGAATCAAGATGACTTTCTCCTGGCCTTTTACGATGAAATAACCTCCTGCGAGGCAAAGGGAGAAAATCTGCAGTCAGCTCTGTTCAGCTTGGTTTCCACCACACGGCCACGCTGACACTGTACCTGGATCCAAAGGACACTCGTTGAGCTTAGAGAACTCCATAGGCGTCTTTCCCGTGAGGACGCAGTTGGAGCTTCGCAGCATGATTGGCATCCTGACGAGAGCAGAATTCAACACGTCCGTGAAAACATTGTAACATGCTGAATCCGTgacagaaaagagagagagccCAAACCTTCCAATCGGAAGAGCGTTTCGGATGATCCTCTGGCTGCCGCGAGTGTACTCGATGTCCACCGTGATCGGTGCCGAGTAGGTCATGTCTCTGAGGCGACACTGACCAAACACATGGGATACGTTTTACCAACCAGAGTTCCTTCAAATTGTTCATCACTTTTTATAACATTTGAGCacaaaacctttatctgattgggttttattatctttatgtTGCACAAATTATGAAACCACAACATGTTGAACAGAACTGAACAATATATAATCAATATAATATCCTTTTTACTAGGCTATTATTTTTCATAtgagtgaaaatatatttttcctgtTGGATGAACTTTAACCACACTGGATGTATATTTTTAGTGAATAAGATCCTAACACTTATAGAGTGGTGGGATAATTGTGAAGGGAAAGAAATAAACTGAGTAATGGGGGTGACAGCACACAGCTACCACAACCCCACAAGAGCTGCTGTTTTGGAGAAATAGTTATTACAATCTGACTCTTCTCAAATTCACCAAGCTTCTTATGGCTTTCTCCTGCTTCTATCATATCCACTTTTACAACAAAATGCTCGTCAGCTGCTCAATTTATCCCAACACTAACAGGTACAATGATGAGGAAACAGTCAGGGTTACTGATCTCACCTGTCAGTGGTCGTATTGTTCTGCCTGATCAGTATCTCTTAAtcaattaaacatattttgcgATTACCATAAATCAACTCTTCAAGCGTCATTGGCAGCTTACTAACATCCTTTTGTATTTCACACAAATTAAAGCACACCAAGATTATGACAtatcaacattttaaagataaaactcccccccaaaaaaaaacagaaaaaaaaatttaagttcaTCTTTATCCCATTAAAGAATTTGTCAACAAACTAatcatttaaatattgtgctaacCTCATGAGG
Above is a window of Xiphophorus hellerii strain 12219 chromosome 2, Xiphophorus_hellerii-4.1, whole genome shotgun sequence DNA encoding:
- the polr3b gene encoding DNA-directed RNA polymerase III subunit RPC2 isoform X2, whose amino-acid sequence is MELLGGEFGDMTPQELAAPVNTVAEKWKLLPAFLKVKGLVKQHIDSFNYFINVEIKKIMKANEKITSDADPMWYLKYLNIYVGMPDVEESFNVTRPVSPHECRLRDMTYSAPITVDIEYTRGSQRIIRNALPIGRMPIMLRSSNCVLTGKTPMEFSKLNECPLDPGGYFIVKGQEKVILIQEQLSKNRIIVEQDRKGAVGASVTSSTHEKKSRTNMIVKQGRFYLRHNTLSEDAPIAIIFKGMGVESDQEIVQMIGTEEHVMASFAPSLEECQKAQIFTQTQALRFLGNKVRRQRMWGGPKKTKMEEARELLASLILTHVPVKEFNFRAKCIYLAVMVRRVILAQGDNKVDDRDYYGNKRLELAGQLLSLLFEDLFKKFNAELKKIADQIIPKQRAAQFDVVKHMRQDQITNGMVNAISTGNWSLKRFKMDRQGVTQVLSRLSYISALGMMTRISSQFEKTRKVSGPRSLQPSQWGMLCPSDTPEGEACGLVKNLALMTHITTDMEDGPIIKLAFNLGVEDVNLLCGEELSYPSVFLVFLNGNILGVIRDHRKLVNTFRLMRRAGFINEFVSISTNMTDRCVYISSDGGRLCRPYIIVKKGQPMVNNKHIEDLSQGYRTFEDFLHEGLVEYLDVNEENDCQISLYEHLISKETTHLEIEPFTLLGVCAGLIPYPHHNQSPRNTYQCAMGKQAMGTIGYNQRNRIDTLMYLLAYPQRPMVKTKTIELIDFEKLPAGQNATVAVMSYSGYDIEDALVLNKASLDRGFGRCLVYKNTKCILRRYTNQTFDKVMGPMLDAATRKPIWRHNILDADGICSPGERVENKQVLVNKSMPTVTQTPLEGSAQPGQPQYRDVPISYKGSTDSYIEKVMISSNAEEAFLIKILLRQTRRPEIGDKFSSRHGQKGVCGLIVPQEDMPFCDTGICPDIIMNPHGYPSRMTVRRLLSCLLGRRGSWTGRFHYGTAFGGSKVKDVCEDLIRYGYNYQGKDYVTSGITGEPLEAYIYFGPVYYQKLKHMVLDKMHARARGPRAVLTRQPTEGRSRDGGLRLGEMERDCLIGYGASMLLLERLMISSDAFEVDVCGQCGLLGYSGWCHYCKSSCHVSSLRIPYACKLLFQELQSMNIIPRLKLSRYNE
- the polr3b gene encoding DNA-directed RNA polymerase III subunit RPC2 isoform X1, with the translated sequence MELLGGEFGDMTPQELAAPVNTVAEKWKLLPAFLKVKGLVKQHIDSFNYFINVEIKKIMKANEKITSDADPMWYLKYLNIYVGMPDVEESFNVTRPVSPHECRLRDMTYSAPITVDIEYTRGSQRIIRNALPIGRMPIMLRSSNCVLTGKTPMEFSKLNECPLDPGGYFIVKGQEKVILIQEQLSKNRIIVEQDRKGAVGASVTSSTHEKKSRTNMIVKQGRFYLRHNTLSEDAPIAIIFKGMGVESDQEIVQMIGTEEHVMASFAPSLEECQKAQIFTQTQALRFLGNKVRRQRMWGGPKKTKMEEARELLASLILTHVPVKEFNFRAKCIYLAVMVRRVILAQGDNKVDDRDYYGNKRLELAGQLLSLLFEDLFKKFNAELKKIADQIIPKQRAAQFDVVKHMRQDQITNGMVNAISTGNWSLKRFKMDRQGVTQVLSRLSYISALGMMTRISSQFEKTRKVSGPRSLQPSQWGMLCPSDTPEGEACGLVKNLALMTHITTDMEDGPIIKLAFNLGVEDVNLLCGEELSYPSVFLVFLNGNILGVIRDHRKLVNTFRLMRRAGFINEFVSISTNMTDRCVYISSDGGRLCRPYIIVKKGQPMVNNKHIEDLSQGYRTFEDFLHEGLVEYLDVNEENDCQISLYEHLISKETTHLEIEPFTLLGVCAGLIPYPHHNQSPRNTYQCAMGKQAMGTIGYNQRNRIDTLMYLLAYPQRPMVKTKTIELIDFEKLPAGQNATVAVMSYSGYDIEDALVLNKASLDRGFGRCLVYKNTKCILRRYTNQTFDKVMGPMLDAATRKPIWRHNILDADGICSPGERVENKQVLVNKSMPTVTQTPLEGSAQPGQPQYRDVPISYKGSTDSYIEKVMISSNAEEAFLIKILLRQTRRPEIGDKFSSRHGQKGVCGLIVPQEDMPFCDTGICPDIIMNPHGYPSRMTVGKLIEAACWEGGGPGRDGFTTGRPLEAAK